The sequence CGTCCCCGCGCGGTCGGGCTTGGTGATGAGCTTGGCTCGCTCGGCCACCGCCGGCAAGGGCTGGTGCTTGTAGCCGCCGGGCGAGTTCTGATACCAGTAGTAGACCACGGCGTAATCGACCCAGCCGCCACCCTTCGCGATGGCTTCTTCCCACTTCGGGCCGAACTTCTTGTTGCCAAACATCTGCTTCTCCTGGCTCCAGTTCAAGTGCCAGCGGATCGACTTGTTGAAACGGATCGGCTGATGATCGTGAAACCGGTAAATCGAAAGCATGCAGGGCAGATCGCCTTTGACCAGCGTCATGCCTGCCCGCAAACCGGTGAACGGCTGCTGAAAGCCCCAACTGAAGGTGAACGAGTCTTCGCTGCCCAGATAGTCCACCCGACGCGGCTGGCCGTCAATGTCCACCTCATTGTTGGCCTCCATAACCGCCGAAAAACGCTGGAAAACCGGTTCGTCCGTCACTACGCTGAACTGGCGGCCAATGATGTGCCCCGAACCCTCGGTCTCGAAGAACACCGGGTCGGCGGTTGTCGTCATCTGGAAACACCTCCGGCTGTAGGTCGCGTGAAAATAGCCGAGCCGGTCATCCCATTCCGGCAGACTCTCCCACTCGAGATAACTGTAGCT comes from Phycisphaerae bacterium and encodes:
- a CDS encoding DUF2961 domain-containing protein, whose protein sequence is MTTWLLPAAVPVSAAPPDLAIIRTDVQTGFANGGWNLDRYSDLPRLDANKSMPLADLKGPGVIRHIHITRHQPKDLAARGVVLEVWFDDAKEPAVQCPLADFFGDGCNGSGRDFSCLFIECAPWSYNCYFQMPFKSRARVFLRNDTDKHLSSYSYLEWESLPEWDDRLGYFHATYSRRCFQMTTTADPVFFETEGSGHIIGRQFSVVTDEPVFQRFSAVMEANNEVDIDGQPRRVDYLGSEDSFTFSWGFQQPFTGLRAGMTLVKGDLPCMLSIYRFHDHQPIRFNKSIRWHLNWSQEKQMFGNKKFGPKWEEAIAKGGGWVDYAVVYYWYQNSPGGYKHQPLPAVAERAKLITKPDRAGT